Proteins from a genomic interval of Corallococcus macrosporus:
- a CDS encoding TauD/TfdA family dioxygenase, whose amino-acid sequence MTHKTDIAAGLGSRRRAPVKVSSDALVKEGSLPGLEGFPLLVEPAMEGVDLAAWAENHRAWIDAKLLEVGALLFRGFHVPDALAFRGFLGALGDPLLDYMERAAPRTQVAPNVYTSTEMAADQSIPLHHEMSYSHHWPGRLWFYCDVPSRVGGATPLAPERRVTASLPEDLKARFLKKGVMYVRNYGEGVDLPWQEVFQTRERAEVERYCQGCGMTYEWREGDRLRTRAVRQVMTPHPTTGEPLWFNHAPIFHETNMPPAVRDALRAQFQPDEMPRNAFYGDGSPLEAEVLERIRGAYADATVRFDWRKADVLMVDNHLAVHGRDPFEGERSILVAMARLTRPAAHP is encoded by the coding sequence ATGACCCACAAGACCGACATCGCGGCCGGCCTCGGCTCGCGCCGCCGTGCCCCCGTGAAGGTGTCCTCCGACGCGCTGGTGAAGGAGGGCTCGCTGCCCGGACTGGAGGGCTTCCCCCTGCTGGTGGAGCCCGCGATGGAGGGCGTGGACCTGGCGGCCTGGGCCGAGAACCACCGCGCGTGGATCGACGCGAAGCTGCTGGAGGTGGGGGCGCTGCTCTTCCGCGGCTTCCACGTGCCGGACGCCCTGGCGTTCCGCGGCTTCCTGGGCGCGCTGGGCGACCCGCTGCTGGACTACATGGAGCGCGCGGCGCCGCGCACGCAGGTGGCCCCCAACGTCTACACCTCCACGGAGATGGCGGCGGACCAGTCCATCCCGCTGCACCACGAGATGTCCTACTCGCACCACTGGCCCGGCCGGCTGTGGTTCTACTGCGACGTGCCCTCGCGCGTGGGCGGCGCCACGCCGCTGGCGCCGGAGCGGCGGGTGACCGCGTCGCTGCCGGAGGACCTCAAGGCGCGCTTCCTGAAGAAGGGCGTCATGTACGTGCGCAACTACGGCGAGGGCGTGGACCTGCCGTGGCAGGAGGTCTTCCAGACGCGCGAGCGCGCGGAGGTGGAGCGCTACTGCCAGGGCTGCGGCATGACGTACGAGTGGCGCGAGGGCGACCGGCTGCGCACGCGCGCGGTGCGCCAGGTGATGACGCCCCACCCCACCACGGGCGAGCCGCTCTGGTTCAACCACGCGCCCATCTTCCACGAGACGAACATGCCCCCCGCCGTCCGCGACGCGCTGCGGGCGCAGTTCCAGCCGGACGAGATGCCGCGCAACGCCTTCTATGGCGACGGCAGCCCGCTGGAGGCGGAGGTGCTGGAGCGCATCCGCGGCGCCTACGCCGACGCCACCGTGCGCTTCGACTGGCGCAAGGCGGACGTCCTCATGGTGGACAACCACCTCGCCGTCCACGGCCGCGACCCCTTCGAGGGGGAGCGCTCCATCCTGGTCGCCATGGCCCGGCTGACCCGGCCCGCCGCCCATCCCTGA
- a CDS encoding non-ribosomal peptide synthetase, producing the protein MTSEAIEGYPLSAEQRRLWGVAGARRVRAEVLITGPLRVDALERAVADTAGRFEILRTRMARLPGMSTPLQAVADLAVAVHPGALPPADAAEDRPLRCALQADGPGRHRLQVELPALNMDAFALRDLVNAVGQAYAGQTPEGEPLQYIDYADWQREFLAGDDKAEAAAHWRGLAETLPPATALPYERQEAPREAAAWGVLEEALEGADASAWREQARRSGVDLEVLAHAGFQALLWKLSGQGPRVVSTLRLDGRAYEQLAGALGTFARSLPVVTALPADYTLEDLMGALRQTHAAHRQHALAFDADTYPSLAPSAAQAPYVFRFVSWPDTDHAGARFHLERLEAREDVAALLLTVTDDGARLGLRLDYDAGRFASADMARLLRAYRVLLDEACRHPTARLGTLRVLDAREEDRVVREWNATAERVDAPCVHEQFAAFAASQPDAPAVVCEGVTLSFREVNRRANQLAAHLRSLNVAPGDAVGLCLPRSADAIVALLGILKAGAAYVPLDAELPAKRLVFILENTRAAVAVTLAELEGRLEGFGGARVRLDADRARLDAASDADPALPLDPEHLAYVLYTSGSSGQPKGVMVRHRGLIHLGAALERAIYRGRGERLAVGLNASLAFDASVKQILQVCRGHTLHVLTDRVRLDGAAMAALLRQAPLDVLDLTPTQLRLLLENRDGLPLSGLPVLLLGGEAIDPALWKRLATEGRGAYNLYGPTECTVDTTTVAVTADAAEPTLGGPLMNVRAYLLDAGGRPVPVGVPGELYIGGDGVARGYCGRPDLTAERFVPDPFSPTPGARMYRSGDLMRFTETGALVFLGRVDFQVKVRGFRIELEEIEQALATHPEVRHAAVTARDGGAEGAQLVAYVMPKRRHGARLDGRARYALPNGLAILHQNKNETDYLYRELFQERLYIRHGVRLPARGVILDVGANIGMFSLFASLHAPDCQVYAFEPLPPLYETAAANCELYGPRVKVLPVGMSNREHTATFTFYSRYTMMSGQSEYANAADEVDVIKTFLRNQRAAGDAAADTLLTNADELLEGRFAEERHPARLRRLSDVMREEGLGQVDLLKVDVQRAELDVLEGIDDEHWPGIRQVVMEVHDARGHASEGRAQAIERLLTARGFQVRVEQDPLLAGTDRHNLYAWREDAPVAPADATVDAARVSAILTEDSVRAHLRQVLPEFMLPRHFVFLDTLPLTLTGKVDRKALPAPEASAPRAQASFVEPRNDLERRIARVFAEVLKVERVGIHDAFFDLGGHSLLLVQAHNKLVKVLPRPVSMLDLFRHPTVASLVTFLEADRDGAAAPKEDGDVDEAARRRVEAMKRQKQRGKGRGDL; encoded by the coding sequence ATGACCAGCGAAGCGATTGAAGGCTATCCGCTCTCCGCCGAGCAGCGGCGCCTGTGGGGCGTGGCCGGCGCGCGGCGCGTGCGCGCGGAGGTGCTCATCACCGGCCCCCTGCGCGTGGACGCGCTCGAGCGCGCCGTGGCCGACACGGCCGGGCGCTTCGAGATCCTGCGCACCCGCATGGCACGGCTGCCCGGCATGAGCACGCCGCTCCAGGCGGTGGCGGACCTGGCCGTCGCGGTCCACCCGGGCGCGCTGCCCCCCGCGGACGCCGCGGAGGACCGGCCGCTGCGCTGCGCGCTCCAGGCGGATGGCCCCGGGCGTCACCGGCTCCAGGTGGAGCTGCCGGCGCTGAACATGGACGCGTTCGCGCTGCGCGACCTGGTGAACGCCGTGGGACAGGCCTACGCGGGCCAGACCCCGGAGGGCGAGCCGCTCCAGTACATCGACTACGCGGACTGGCAGCGCGAGTTCCTCGCGGGCGACGACAAGGCGGAGGCCGCCGCCCACTGGCGGGGGCTGGCGGAGACGCTGCCCCCCGCCACCGCCCTGCCCTACGAGCGCCAGGAGGCCCCGCGCGAGGCGGCGGCCTGGGGCGTGCTGGAGGAGGCCCTGGAGGGCGCCGACGCCAGCGCATGGCGCGAGCAGGCGCGCCGCTCCGGCGTGGACCTAGAGGTGCTCGCGCACGCGGGCTTCCAGGCCCTGCTGTGGAAGCTGTCGGGCCAGGGGCCCCGCGTCGTCTCCACGCTGCGGCTGGATGGCCGCGCGTACGAGCAACTCGCGGGCGCGCTGGGCACGTTCGCGCGGTCGCTGCCGGTGGTGACCGCCCTGCCGGCGGACTACACGCTGGAGGACCTGATGGGGGCGCTGCGCCAGACGCACGCGGCCCACCGCCAGCACGCGCTCGCGTTCGACGCGGACACCTACCCCTCGCTGGCGCCGTCCGCCGCGCAGGCGCCGTACGTGTTCCGCTTCGTGTCCTGGCCGGACACGGACCACGCGGGCGCGCGCTTCCACCTGGAGCGGCTGGAGGCCCGCGAGGACGTGGCGGCCCTGCTGCTCACGGTCACCGACGACGGGGCCCGGCTGGGCCTGCGCCTGGACTACGACGCGGGCCGCTTCGCCTCCGCGGACATGGCGCGGCTTTTGCGCGCGTACCGGGTGCTGCTGGACGAGGCGTGCCGCCACCCCACCGCGCGCCTGGGCACTCTGCGCGTGCTGGACGCCCGGGAGGAGGACCGCGTCGTGCGCGAATGGAACGCCACGGCGGAGCGCGTGGACGCGCCGTGCGTCCATGAGCAGTTCGCCGCCTTCGCGGCCTCGCAGCCGGACGCGCCCGCCGTGGTGTGCGAGGGCGTGACGCTGAGCTTCCGCGAGGTGAACCGGCGCGCCAACCAGCTCGCCGCCCACCTGCGGTCGCTGAACGTGGCGCCGGGGGACGCGGTGGGCCTGTGCCTGCCCCGCTCCGCGGACGCCATCGTCGCGCTGCTGGGCATCCTCAAGGCGGGCGCGGCGTATGTCCCGCTCGACGCGGAGCTGCCGGCGAAGCGGCTCGTCTTCATCCTGGAGAACACCCGCGCGGCGGTGGCCGTCACCCTCGCGGAGCTGGAGGGGCGGCTGGAGGGCTTCGGTGGCGCGCGCGTGCGCCTGGACGCGGACCGGGCCCGGCTCGACGCCGCGAGCGACGCGGACCCCGCGCTCCCGCTGGACCCCGAGCACCTGGCGTACGTGCTCTACACGTCCGGCTCCAGCGGCCAGCCCAAGGGCGTGATGGTGCGCCACCGCGGGCTCATCCACCTGGGGGCCGCGCTGGAGCGGGCCATCTACCGCGGGCGCGGCGAGCGGTTGGCGGTGGGCCTCAACGCGTCGCTGGCGTTCGACGCGTCGGTGAAGCAGATCCTCCAGGTGTGCCGGGGCCACACGCTCCACGTGCTCACCGACCGCGTCCGGCTGGACGGCGCGGCGATGGCCGCGTTGCTGCGGCAGGCCCCGCTGGACGTGCTGGACCTGACGCCCACGCAGCTGCGGCTGCTGCTGGAGAACCGGGACGGGCTGCCCCTGTCCGGGCTGCCCGTGCTCCTGCTCGGAGGCGAGGCCATCGACCCGGCGCTCTGGAAGCGGCTGGCCACCGAGGGGCGCGGCGCCTACAACCTCTACGGCCCCACCGAGTGCACGGTGGACACCACCACGGTGGCCGTCACGGCGGACGCGGCCGAGCCCACCCTGGGCGGACCGCTGATGAACGTGCGCGCGTACCTGCTGGACGCGGGCGGACGCCCCGTGCCGGTGGGGGTCCCCGGGGAGCTGTACATCGGCGGGGACGGCGTGGCGCGCGGCTACTGCGGCCGGCCCGACCTGACCGCGGAGCGCTTCGTGCCCGACCCGTTCAGCCCCACGCCCGGCGCCCGCATGTACCGCAGCGGGGACCTGATGCGCTTCACCGAGACCGGCGCGCTCGTCTTCCTGGGCCGCGTGGACTTCCAGGTGAAGGTGCGCGGCTTCCGCATCGAGCTTGAGGAGATTGAGCAGGCCCTGGCCACCCACCCGGAGGTGCGCCACGCGGCGGTCACCGCGCGCGACGGGGGCGCGGAGGGCGCGCAGCTGGTGGCCTACGTCATGCCCAAGCGCCGCCACGGCGCGCGGCTGGACGGCCGCGCCCGCTATGCGCTGCCCAACGGCCTGGCCATCCTGCACCAGAACAAGAACGAGACGGACTACCTCTACCGGGAGCTGTTCCAGGAGCGGCTCTACATCCGCCACGGCGTGCGGCTGCCGGCCCGGGGCGTCATCCTGGACGTGGGCGCGAACATCGGCATGTTCTCCCTGTTCGCCAGCCTGCACGCCCCCGACTGCCAGGTGTACGCCTTCGAGCCGCTGCCCCCCCTGTACGAGACGGCCGCGGCGAACTGCGAGCTGTACGGGCCGCGCGTGAAGGTGCTGCCGGTGGGCATGTCCAACCGCGAGCACACCGCGACGTTCACGTTCTACAGCCGCTACACGATGATGTCCGGCCAGAGCGAGTACGCCAACGCGGCGGACGAGGTGGACGTCATCAAGACGTTCCTGCGCAACCAGCGCGCCGCGGGCGACGCCGCCGCGGACACGCTCCTGACGAACGCGGACGAGCTGCTGGAGGGGCGCTTCGCCGAAGAGCGGCACCCGGCCCGGCTGCGGCGCCTGTCCGACGTGATGCGCGAGGAGGGCCTTGGCCAGGTGGACCTGCTCAAGGTGGACGTGCAGCGCGCGGAGCTGGACGTGCTGGAGGGCATCGACGACGAGCACTGGCCGGGCATCCGCCAGGTGGTGATGGAGGTCCACGACGCCCGGGGCCACGCGAGCGAGGGCCGCGCGCAGGCCATCGAGCGGCTGCTGACGGCGCGCGGCTTCCAGGTGCGGGTGGAGCAGGATCCCCTGCTGGCGGGGACGGACCGGCACAACCTCTACGCGTGGCGGGAGGACGCCCCGGTGGCGCCCGCGGACGCGACGGTGGACGCGGCCCGGGTGTCCGCGATCCTCACGGAGGACTCCGTGCGCGCGCACCTGCGGCAGGTGCTGCCGGAGTTCATGCTGCCGCGCCACTTTGTATTCCTGGACACGCTGCCGCTGACGCTCACGGGCAAGGTGGACCGCAAGGCCCTGCCCGCGCCGGAGGCCTCGGCGCCGCGCGCGCAGGCGTCGTTCGTGGAGCCCCGGAACGACCTGGAGCGCCGCATCGCCCGGGTGTTCGCGGAGGTGCTGAAGGTGGAGCGCGTGGGCATCCACGACGCCTTCTTCGACCTGGGCGGGCACTCGCTGCTGCTGGTGCAGGCGCACAACAAGCTGGTGAAGGTGCTGCCCAGGCCGGTGTCCATGCTGGACCTCTTCCGCCACCCCACGGTGGCCTCGCTCGTCACCTTCCTGGAGGCGGACCGCGACGGCGCGGCCGCCCCGAAGGAGGACGGGGACGTGGACGAGGCAGCCCGGCGCCGGGTGGAAGCGATGAAACGCCAGAAGCAGCGCGGCAAGGGACGAGGTGACCTGTGA